One Rhodococcus sp. P1Y DNA window includes the following coding sequences:
- a CDS encoding esterase/lipase family protein, translating into MNRTAVIAGLVGAAACAAPAVSSAQPSFPEAAVYSVLHPGATPAGVNNFACEPSDAHPEPVVLVHGFLENAYDNWASLGPQLVSEGYCVFALDYGAPAGLPVGGLGSISDSAAELSTFVDDVLGATGASKVAIVGHSKGGVVPRYYVRFLGGVERVSKIVALSPPNYPVPGPPADDSLAQLNSPTDTVPGVEYTVIVTRYDQVVPWEASLLRGEGARNVVLQDLCPADVVEHTGISYDPVAQQVVRNALAGVDTPAVTC; encoded by the coding sequence GTGAATCGTACGGCCGTGATTGCGGGATTGGTAGGAGCGGCGGCCTGTGCTGCGCCAGCAGTGTCTTCGGCGCAGCCCTCGTTCCCGGAAGCGGCGGTCTATTCCGTCCTGCACCCGGGCGCCACGCCGGCGGGGGTGAACAACTTCGCCTGTGAACCCAGTGACGCGCATCCCGAACCGGTAGTGCTGGTGCATGGGTTCCTCGAGAACGCCTACGACAATTGGGCGTCTTTGGGGCCACAGTTGGTCAGCGAGGGCTACTGCGTTTTCGCGCTCGATTACGGTGCACCCGCGGGCCTCCCGGTGGGCGGGCTCGGTTCGATATCGGACAGTGCTGCCGAGTTGTCCACCTTCGTCGACGATGTTCTCGGGGCAACTGGCGCGTCGAAGGTGGCGATAGTCGGTCACTCCAAGGGCGGTGTGGTTCCGCGCTACTACGTCCGCTTTCTGGGTGGGGTCGAACGCGTGTCCAAGATCGTCGCGCTGTCGCCGCCCAACTATCCGGTTCCAGGTCCGCCCGCGGATGACTCTCTGGCGCAACTGAATTCGCCTACCGACACCGTCCCAGGGGTGGAGTACACCGTTATCGTCACCCGCTACGACCAAGTGGTGCCGTGGGAGGCGTCCCTACTTCGGGGTGAGGGGGCCCGGAACGTGGTGCTGCAGGACCTGTGCCCGGCTGACGTCGTCGAACACACGGGCATTTCCTACGACCCCGTGGCGCAGCAGGTCGTTCGGAATGCGCTGGCCGGCGTCGACACCCCGGCCGTTACCTGCTGA
- the aosR gene encoding oxidative stress transcriptional regulator AosR, with protein sequence MRTWSRKNTLSGVKIRSEMDAREATVLRSLVGSVVGLLGDRAADAPADELAAMTGLRTGHSSPPEDAALARLLPDFHRIEQTDDADTADLNGALRGLHEPAIIDDKLAASRVILDTLPADGGKIGLTPEQADAWLTGLNDVRLALGTTLGIDADTPEVLDEGDPRAPHLDVYHWLTWMQDSLVQVLTP encoded by the coding sequence GTGCGGACCTGGAGCAGGAAGAACACGCTCAGCGGAGTAAAGATCCGTTCGGAGATGGATGCGCGTGAGGCGACGGTGCTGAGATCCCTCGTGGGTTCGGTCGTCGGTCTGCTCGGTGATCGCGCGGCGGATGCACCCGCCGACGAACTCGCGGCCATGACGGGTCTTCGCACCGGCCACAGCTCACCCCCCGAAGACGCAGCGCTCGCCAGATTGCTGCCGGACTTCCACCGGATCGAGCAGACGGACGACGCCGACACCGCCGATCTCAACGGCGCACTCCGTGGGTTGCACGAGCCGGCGATCATCGACGACAAGCTTGCAGCCAGCCGTGTCATCCTCGATACCCTTCCCGCCGACGGCGGCAAGATCGGTTTGACACCCGAGCAGGCCGACGCCTGGCTGACCGGCCTCAACGACGTACGATTGGCGCTCGGAACCACGCTGGGCATCGACGCCGACACCCCAGAGGTTCTCGACGAGGGCGATCCGCGTGCCCCTCACCTCGATGTGTACCACTGGCTCACCTGGATGCAGGATTCCCTCGTGCAGGTTCTCACGCCCTAG
- the rph gene encoding ribonuclease PH, translating to MSRREDGRADDELRTIKITRGFTSNPAGSVLVEFGNTRVMCTASVEEGVPRWRKGSGLGWLTAEYAMLPAATHTRSGRESVKGKVGGRTQEISRLVGRSLRACIDLAAIGENTIALDCDVLQADGGTRTAAVTGAYVALCDAVTYLRAAGRLADPQPISCGIAAVSVGVVDGRVRLDLPYEEDSRAEVDMNVVATDTGTLVEIQGTGEGATFPRSTLDKLLDSALAGIEQLFEVQKAALAEPYPGVLPEPAAAESSKKKFGG from the coding sequence GTGTCGAGACGAGAAGACGGACGAGCGGACGATGAACTCCGCACCATCAAGATCACGCGTGGATTCACCAGCAACCCGGCGGGTTCGGTACTGGTCGAGTTCGGCAACACCCGGGTCATGTGTACGGCCAGCGTCGAGGAAGGCGTTCCGCGCTGGCGCAAGGGGTCGGGCCTCGGTTGGCTGACAGCCGAGTACGCCATGCTGCCCGCCGCCACGCATACCCGTAGCGGCCGAGAGTCGGTCAAGGGCAAAGTCGGCGGTCGGACCCAGGAGATCTCTCGCCTGGTCGGTCGGTCGCTTCGCGCGTGCATCGATCTCGCCGCTATCGGCGAGAACACCATTGCTCTCGACTGCGACGTGCTGCAGGCCGACGGAGGAACTCGTACCGCCGCAGTGACCGGCGCCTACGTTGCACTGTGCGACGCCGTCACGTATCTGCGCGCTGCAGGCCGACTGGCCGATCCGCAGCCGATCTCGTGCGGGATAGCGGCAGTCAGCGTCGGAGTGGTCGACGGCCGCGTCCGACTGGATCTTCCCTATGAGGAGGACTCCCGCGCCGAGGTCGACATGAACGTCGTCGCCACCGACACCGGGACCCTCGTCGAAATCCAAGGAACGGGCGAGGGCGCGACGTTCCCGCGTTCCACCCTGGACAAGCTGCTCGACTCCGCGCTCGCGGGCATCGAGCAGTTGTTCGAGGTGCAGAAGGCAGCACTGGCCGAACCGTATCCCGGTGTACTGCCCGAGCCTGCTGCGGCCGAGTCGTCGAAGAAGAAGTTCGGTGGCTGA
- a CDS encoding transcriptional regulator, which yields MAKSRSHHRPALIALVLVSAVACLALGWWQWERFESVGGNGQNLGYAFQWPLFAVFVIYAYRRFVQLEDDAESAENDEHPTDDIAREIPADLLPARPTYVDDDLDDVEARQLLEYNSYLAELDRSRER from the coding sequence GTGGCAAAATCCCGCTCTCACCATCGTCCAGCGCTCATTGCGCTGGTACTCGTGTCGGCGGTGGCGTGTCTTGCCCTCGGCTGGTGGCAGTGGGAACGATTCGAATCCGTCGGCGGAAACGGACAGAATTTGGGCTACGCCTTCCAATGGCCGCTGTTCGCGGTTTTCGTGATCTACGCGTATCGCAGGTTCGTACAGCTCGAGGACGACGCCGAATCGGCCGAGAACGACGAACACCCGACCGACGACATCGCGCGTGAAATTCCCGCCGATCTTCTGCCTGCGCGGCCGACCTACGTGGACGACGATCTCGACGACGTCGAGGCCCGCCAACTTCTCGAGTACAACAGCTATCTCGCCGAGCTCGACCGCTCCCGAGAACGATGA
- a CDS encoding DUF3817 domain-containing protein has product MSTAADKPVSTDRQKKIASALLRYRVLAYATGIWLLVLTVEVVAKYIFKVENLPSWIAVVHGWVYLVYLILTVDLAIKVRWPAARTIGTLLAGTIPFLSFFVEHWRTTQVKRDFGV; this is encoded by the coding sequence GTGAGTACGGCTGCGGACAAGCCCGTTTCGACCGACCGCCAGAAGAAGATCGCGTCGGCTCTCCTGCGTTACCGAGTGTTGGCCTACGCCACCGGCATCTGGCTTCTCGTCCTCACCGTCGAGGTCGTCGCGAAATACATTTTCAAAGTGGAGAATCTTCCCAGTTGGATCGCCGTCGTGCACGGCTGGGTCTACCTCGTGTACCTCATTCTGACCGTCGACCTGGCCATCAAGGTCCGCTGGCCGGCAGCCCGAACCATCGGCACGCTACTGGCGGGCACCATTCCGTTCCTGTCGTTCTTCGTCGAGCACTGGCGCACCACCCAGGTCAAGCGCGACTTCGGGGTCTAG
- a CDS encoding cyclic nucleotide-degrading phosphodiesterase: MRITVLGCSGSVSGPDSPASGYLLDEPDTSPVVLDFGPGILGALQRYADPGDVSVFLSHLHADHCLDVPGLLVWRRYHPNPPEGRALVYGPKDTAFRLGVASAECGGQIDDMSDTLDLRRWADGRTIQHGRLSVLTRQVYHPPESYGMRFTTGDGKIFSYTGDTGMCQAVRDIAQGADVLLSEASWTHSDDRPKGVHLSGTEAGQLARDAGVGELLLTHIPPWTSREDVIAEAKAEFSGPVHAVSPGDVFTV, from the coding sequence ATGCGTATTACCGTCCTGGGATGCTCGGGCAGCGTGTCCGGGCCTGATTCCCCCGCATCGGGGTATCTGCTCGACGAGCCCGATACCTCACCGGTGGTACTGGACTTCGGACCGGGCATTCTGGGTGCACTGCAGCGTTATGCGGATCCGGGCGACGTCAGCGTCTTCCTGTCCCACCTGCACGCCGATCATTGCCTCGACGTTCCGGGTCTTCTCGTGTGGAGGCGTTACCACCCGAACCCGCCAGAGGGACGTGCGCTGGTCTACGGACCCAAGGACACGGCGTTTCGTCTCGGGGTCGCCTCGGCCGAATGCGGCGGTCAGATCGATGACATGTCCGACACGCTCGACCTTCGACGATGGGCCGACGGTCGGACCATTCAGCACGGTCGCCTGTCGGTGTTGACGCGTCAGGTGTATCACCCACCCGAGTCGTACGGGATGCGCTTCACCACCGGTGACGGGAAGATTTTTTCCTATACCGGCGACACCGGGATGTGCCAAGCAGTTCGCGATATCGCCCAGGGCGCCGACGTGTTGCTGTCCGAGGCGTCCTGGACACACAGCGACGATCGTCCCAAGGGTGTACATCTATCCGGAACCGAGGCTGGACAGCTCGCTCGCGACGCAGGCGTCGGGGAGCTGTTGCTGACGCACATTCCGCCGTGGACTTCGCGCGAGGACGTCATCGCAGAAGCCAAGGCCGAGTTCAGCGGTCCGGTCCACGCTGTGTCCCCGGGGGATGTCTTCACGGTGTAG
- the rdgB gene encoding RdgB/HAM1 family non-canonical purine NTP pyrophosphatase, with the protein MADVKLLVASRNAKKLKELRRVLDAAGVSGIELVGLDEVPEFPEAPETGATFEENALAKARDGAAATGLACVADDSGLEVDALNAMPGVLSARWSGVHGQDDANTALLLAQLGDVPDERRGAGFVSACALAVPGGGESVVRGEWRGVIARSPLGENGFGYDPVFVPEGDRRSAAELTPEEKDAASHRGRALRLLIPALQALTS; encoded by the coding sequence GTGGCTGACGTCAAGCTCCTCGTCGCGAGTCGTAATGCCAAGAAGCTGAAGGAGTTACGACGCGTTCTCGACGCCGCGGGTGTATCCGGTATCGAACTGGTCGGTCTGGACGAGGTGCCCGAGTTTCCGGAGGCGCCGGAGACCGGGGCGACTTTCGAAGAGAACGCACTGGCGAAGGCACGCGACGGGGCGGCCGCCACGGGATTGGCCTGCGTTGCAGACGACTCGGGGCTCGAGGTGGACGCGCTGAACGCAATGCCGGGAGTTCTGTCGGCGCGGTGGTCGGGAGTGCACGGTCAGGACGACGCCAACACCGCGCTCCTGCTTGCTCAACTCGGCGACGTTCCGGACGAGCGTAGGGGAGCGGGATTCGTGTCCGCCTGCGCATTGGCTGTCCCTGGCGGGGGCGAGAGCGTCGTGCGTGGTGAATGGCGGGGAGTGATCGCTCGTAGCCCGTTGGGAGAGAACGGGTTCGGGTACGACCCTGTCTTCGTGCCCGAAGGAGACAGGCGTTCGGCGGCCGAACTGACACCGGAAGAGAAAGACGCAGCGTCGCACCGCGGGCGTGCACTGAGATTGTTGATTCCGGCGTTGCAAGCGCTGACGTCGTAG
- the clpS gene encoding ATP-dependent Clp protease adapter ClpS, whose amino-acid sequence MASSTADEIAGWVAEAPRLAASPQAVPAETVVEATDEAQDAPWVTIVWDDPVNLMHYVTYVFQKLFGYSKAKATELMMQVHSEGKAVVSSGDRDKMENDVRRLHAAGLWATMQQDT is encoded by the coding sequence ATGGCTTCATCGACGGCTGACGAGATCGCAGGCTGGGTCGCCGAGGCGCCGAGGTTGGCCGCCTCCCCGCAGGCAGTGCCAGCCGAAACCGTGGTGGAAGCGACGGACGAGGCGCAGGATGCTCCGTGGGTGACCATCGTCTGGGACGATCCGGTCAACCTGATGCACTACGTGACCTACGTCTTCCAGAAACTCTTCGGATACAGCAAGGCGAAGGCGACCGAGCTGATGATGCAGGTGCACTCGGAAGGCAAGGCAGTCGTGTCCAGCGGTGACCGGGACAAGATGGAGAACGATGTCCGCAGGCTTCATGCAGCCGGACTGTGGGCGACCATGCAGCAGGACACATAG
- a CDS encoding rhomboid family intramembrane serine protease, which yields MTANPYLPTPDPKRPTWQSAAKYVGGFVLLLWVIEIVDVASGSRVEQAGITPRSVDGLWGILFAPVLHDDWAHLIANTIPVLVLGFLVLLSGIGRGLAATGIIWLVGGIGTWLIGGGIYNHIGASILIFGFIAYLLTRGIFARNLGQLAIGVVVFLVYGGALWGVLPSTPGISWEGHLSGAVGGVIAAWALSSDARDARRRKSLGSPAL from the coding sequence ATGACCGCGAACCCGTACCTGCCCACACCGGATCCGAAGCGACCCACGTGGCAGTCGGCTGCAAAGTACGTCGGCGGATTCGTTCTACTGCTGTGGGTCATAGAAATCGTCGACGTCGCGTCCGGAAGCCGAGTCGAACAGGCGGGCATCACCCCTCGCTCGGTCGACGGGCTCTGGGGAATCCTGTTCGCGCCGGTTCTGCACGACGACTGGGCCCACCTCATCGCGAACACGATCCCCGTCCTGGTTCTCGGGTTTCTGGTGTTGTTGTCCGGAATCGGCCGAGGGCTCGCTGCCACCGGCATCATCTGGCTGGTGGGCGGTATCGGAACCTGGTTGATCGGGGGCGGGATCTACAACCACATCGGCGCGTCGATCCTCATCTTCGGCTTCATCGCTTACCTGCTCACACGTGGGATATTCGCCCGCAATCTCGGTCAGTTGGCTATCGGTGTCGTGGTCTTTCTCGTGTATGGGGGCGCGCTGTGGGGAGTGCTGCCCAGCACTCCAGGTATCTCGTGGGAAGGGCACCTGTCCGGCGCGGTCGGCGGCGTGATCGCGGCATGGGCTCTGTCCTCGGACGCCAGGGACGCTCGTAGACGGAAGTCGCTCGGATCTCCTGCCCTGTAG
- a CDS encoding P1 family peptidase, whose product MPGVRLHGSRDSLTDVSGLLVGHHHQLDPDAEMGSGAATGCTVVRTVGGAVAAVDVRGGGPGTRETDLLDPSNSVQQVNAILLSGGSAYGLAAADGVMRWLEEHGHGIVMGSPDEVVPIVPGAVIFDLPVGDWGIRPTAEFGYRAAAAAAADFETGSVGAGVGARAGVLKGGVGTASTVISGGPADGITVGALIVTNPVGAVFDARTGLPWGVGSDGPQAYGMRKPDVHELWNANSLEPKGTALNTTIGVVATDVELSPASCKRLAVAGHDGLARAIRPAHSPLDGDTLFALSTGTRSVVTETSLPRAFARDLPVLDAVAAVAADVVERAIVRALLDATSVAGIPTYRQIFSSAFES is encoded by the coding sequence GTGCCCGGTGTTCGGTTGCATGGTTCGCGGGACTCATTGACCGACGTCAGCGGGTTGCTGGTCGGACATCACCACCAGCTCGACCCGGATGCCGAGATGGGCTCGGGGGCGGCTACCGGCTGCACGGTCGTCAGGACTGTGGGCGGAGCAGTTGCTGCGGTGGACGTGCGAGGCGGGGGACCGGGTACACGAGAGACCGACCTGCTCGACCCGAGCAACTCGGTCCAGCAGGTCAACGCAATTCTGCTCAGTGGCGGCAGCGCCTACGGACTCGCCGCCGCCGACGGAGTGATGCGATGGCTGGAGGAGCACGGTCACGGGATAGTCATGGGCAGTCCCGATGAGGTGGTGCCGATCGTGCCGGGTGCCGTCATCTTCGATCTGCCCGTCGGCGACTGGGGAATACGTCCGACAGCCGAATTCGGTTATCGAGCGGCGGCAGCGGCAGCGGCAGATTTCGAGACGGGATCCGTCGGCGCAGGCGTCGGCGCACGTGCTGGTGTCCTCAAGGGCGGGGTCGGAACGGCAAGCACCGTCATCTCCGGTGGCCCGGCAGACGGCATCACCGTCGGCGCACTGATCGTCACCAACCCCGTCGGAGCGGTGTTCGACGCACGCACCGGCCTGCCCTGGGGCGTCGGCTCGGACGGGCCGCAGGCGTATGGCATGCGCAAACCCGACGTGCACGAACTGTGGAACGCGAACTCTCTCGAACCAAAAGGTACGGCGCTCAATACGACCATCGGCGTCGTCGCGACGGACGTCGAGCTGTCGCCGGCGTCGTGCAAGCGGCTGGCGGTCGCGGGTCACGACGGACTCGCGCGAGCGATCCGGCCCGCTCACTCGCCGCTCGACGGCGACACCCTCTTCGCCTTGTCGACGGGCACGCGTTCCGTGGTGACCGAGACGTCCCTGCCGAGGGCATTCGCCCGGGATCTTCCCGTCCTCGATGCCGTTGCCGCGGTGGCGGCCGACGTCGTCGAACGCGCGATCGTCAGAGCACTGCTCGACGCGACATCGGTCGCAGGCATCCCCACCTATCGCCAGATATTTTCTTCGGCCTTCGAGTCCTGA